In Dasypus novemcinctus isolate mDasNov1 chromosome 10, mDasNov1.1.hap2, whole genome shotgun sequence, one DNA window encodes the following:
- the LOC101418775 gene encoding olfactory receptor 52N2-like, which produces MGGANSSSLTPGFFILNGVPGLEDAHIWISLPFCFMYLIAVVGNCGLIYLINHEEALHRPMYYFLALLSFTDVTLCTTTVPNMLCIFWFNLKEIDFNACLAQMFFVHMLTGMESGVLMLMALDRYVAICYPLRYPTILTTPVIAKAGFATFLRCMILITPFTLLTKRLPYCQGNFIPHTYCDHMSVAKVSCGPVKINAIYGLLAALLIGGFDIFCISVSYTMILRAVVSLSSADARHKAFSTCTSHICAIVITYVPALFTIFTHRFGGKTIPHHVHIIIANLYLMLPPTLNPIVYGVKTKQIREGVYKLFFREKDVLAMK; this is translated from the coding sequence ATGGGTGGGGCCAACAGCTCCAGCTTGACCCCAGGATTCTTTATCTTGAATGGTGTTCCCGGGCTGGAAGATGCACACATCTGGATCTCCCTGCCATTCTGCTTCATGTACCTCATTGCTGTAGTGGGGAACTGTGGGCTCATCTACCTCATCAACCATGAGGAGGCTCTGCACCGGCCCATGTACTATTTCCTGGCCCTGCTCTCcttcacagatgtcaccttgtgcACCACCACTGTGCCCAACATGCTGTGTATATTCTGGTTCAACCTCAAGGAGATTGACTTTAATGCCTGCCTGGCTCAGATGTTTTTTGTCCACATGTTGACTGGCATGGAGTCTGGTGTGCTCATGCTCATGGCCCtggaccgctatgtggccatctgctaCCCCTTACGCTATCCCACTATTCTcaccactcctgtcattgccaaGGCTGGGTTTGCCACTTTCCTGAGATGCATGATACTCATCACCCCATTCACATTGCTCACTAAGCGGCTGCCCTACTGCCAGGGCAACTTCATTCCACACACCTACTGCGACCACATGTCTGTGGCCAAGGTGTCCTGTGGACCAGTCAAAATCAATGCTATCTATGGTCTCTTGGCAGCCCTTCTGATTGGGGGCTTTGACATCTTTTGTATCTCCGTGTCCTACACTATGATCTTGCGGGCAGTGGTGAGTCTGTCATCTGCAGATGCTCGTCACAAGGCCTTCAGCACCTGTACCTCCCATATATGTGCTATTGTCATTACATATGTTCCTGCCTTATTCACCATTTTTACACACCGTTTTGGAGGAAAAACCATCCCGCACCATGTCCATATCATTATTGCTAATCTCTACTTGATGTTGCCTCCTACACTGAACCCCATTGTTTATGGAGTCAAGACCAAGCAGATCCGGGAAGGAGTGTACAAGTTATTTTTTAGAGAGAAAGATGTCTTGGCTATGAAGTAg